A single genomic interval of Methyloceanibacter caenitepidi harbors:
- a CDS encoding rhodanese-like domain-containing protein, whose amino-acid sequence MDNYTVDEVDVASTWSALQGNPRSQLVDVRTRAEWTYVGIPDLGALGKRAVLVEWQTFPDQSVDPRFADRLAHELQALGVQVDDDLFFICRSGSRSLAAAKAMASAGYRACHNVSEGFEGPLDDDRHRGSLSGWKATGLPWLQG is encoded by the coding sequence ATGGACAATTACACGGTCGATGAGGTTGATGTGGCGTCGACCTGGAGCGCTCTCCAGGGGAATCCTCGATCGCAGTTAGTCGATGTGCGTACGCGCGCGGAGTGGACTTATGTGGGCATCCCGGATCTGGGGGCCCTCGGCAAACGGGCTGTCCTTGTTGAGTGGCAGACCTTTCCCGATCAGTCCGTCGACCCGCGCTTTGCCGATCGCCTTGCACACGAGTTGCAGGCACTCGGTGTCCAAGTAGACGACGATCTTTTCTTCATTTGCCGTTCTGGTAGCCGGAGCTTGGCCGCGGCCAAGGCGATGGCGTCGGCGGGGTATCGCGCTTGTCACAACGTCTCTGAGGGGTTCGAAGGACCGCTCGACGACGACCGGCATCGGGGCTCCCTGTCTGGTTGGAAAGCGACTGGGCTCCCCTGGTTACAAGGCTAG
- the dnaA gene encoding chromosomal replication initiator protein DnaA, with amino-acid sequence MRGELGEDVYASWFRGVEVDDIADGVIHLTVATRFLRNWLRTHYYDTVLRQVQGEWPNAERLEFSVRQPHFTVEPPKDVAIPRAVSPQVVAERSALPMPLRTGYDGFEGSPLDPRLSFGSFVVGNTNKLAHAAAHQVALSSSSPQSPFNPLFLHGNVGLGKTHLLHAIAWEVKRQKPEAEVLYLTAERFMSGFVQALRARDALAFKEKLRNIDILLIDDMEFLQGPTIQQEFCHTLNSLIDGGRQVVVAADRAPTHLDKLDMRMRSRLGGGLVAEIKTMDYDLRHKILEKRALEACAETNGLEVSDTVLAFLAERLTESGRELEGAVHRLRASYQLTDEPVTIAVAEQIVRDLMRGAEPRRVRIDDILRTVSKHYGVNRSDLLSGRRNRSIVRPRQIGMYLAKLLTSRSLPEIGRRFGNRDHTTVLHAIRKVEQLMSDDTQLREEIELLKRLLRD; translated from the coding sequence CTGCGCGGCGAACTGGGAGAGGACGTTTACGCAAGCTGGTTTCGCGGCGTTGAAGTCGACGATATCGCCGACGGCGTTATCCATCTGACAGTCGCGACGCGCTTCCTGCGCAACTGGCTGAGGACCCACTACTACGACACTGTGCTGAGGCAGGTTCAGGGAGAATGGCCCAACGCGGAGCGTCTGGAATTCTCCGTGCGGCAGCCGCATTTCACGGTCGAGCCGCCGAAGGACGTCGCCATCCCGCGCGCCGTCTCGCCGCAGGTCGTGGCGGAGCGCTCGGCCCTGCCGATGCCCCTGCGCACGGGCTATGACGGCTTCGAAGGATCGCCGCTGGATCCGCGCCTGAGCTTCGGCAGCTTTGTCGTCGGCAACACCAACAAGCTCGCTCACGCGGCGGCCCATCAAGTGGCGCTTTCGTCGTCGAGCCCGCAGTCTCCGTTCAACCCGCTGTTTCTTCACGGCAATGTTGGGCTCGGCAAGACGCATCTGCTGCATGCCATCGCCTGGGAGGTGAAGCGGCAGAAGCCGGAGGCCGAGGTTCTCTATCTCACCGCCGAGCGCTTCATGTCCGGCTTCGTGCAGGCCTTGCGCGCGCGCGACGCCCTCGCCTTCAAGGAAAAGCTCCGCAATATCGATATTCTCCTGATCGACGACATGGAGTTCCTGCAGGGCCCGACCATCCAGCAGGAGTTCTGCCACACGCTGAACTCGCTGATCGATGGCGGACGGCAAGTGGTCGTGGCTGCGGACCGGGCGCCTACCCATCTTGACAAGCTCGACATGCGGATGCGCTCCCGTCTCGGCGGCGGTCTCGTGGCCGAGATCAAGACCATGGACTACGACCTGCGCCACAAGATCCTCGAGAAGCGGGCGCTGGAGGCCTGCGCGGAAACGAACGGCCTCGAAGTGTCGGACACGGTCCTCGCCTTCCTTGCGGAGCGGCTGACGGAAAGCGGGCGTGAGCTCGAAGGCGCCGTTCACCGCCTGCGGGCGAGCTACCAGCTCACCGACGAGCCGGTCACCATTGCCGTTGCGGAACAGATCGTGCGCGATCTCATGCGCGGCGCCGAGCCTCGCCGGGTGCGCATCGACGACATCCTACGGACCGTGTCCAAGCACTACGGAGTCAACCGCAGCGACCTTCTTTCCGGGCGCCGGAACCGCTCCATCGTGCGGCCCCGGCAGATCGGGATGTACCTGGCCAAGCTGCTGACCTCCCGGTCGCTGCCCGAGATCGGGCGCCGTTTCGGCAACCGCGACCACACGACGGTGCTACATGCGATACGCAAGGTCGAGCAACTGATGAGCGACGACACGCAGCTCCGGGAGGAGATCGAGCTGTTGAAGCGGCTCCTGCGCGACTAG
- the dnaN gene encoding DNA polymerase III subunit beta codes for MRLTIEKPKLARALAHMASVVERRNTIPILSNVLLTAGENALKLTATDLDMEVVETVDCTIAADGAVTVPAHMFNDIVRKLPDGDIAIDRDAEQERLTITSGPAQFSLQTLPADDFPTLSVEDLDHSFTVPAANLKRLIEKTRFAISTEETRYYLNGIYLHAAETDGKETLRAVATDGHRLAQVEIALPAGAKGMPGVIVPRKTVADLLHLTEAGDEDIRIELSPSKIRVSAGQIVLTSKLIDGTFPDYERVIPQGNDKRLELDNVTFEQAVDRVSTLSNDKGRAVKLALAGDTLTLTVNNPESGSATEELPVSYDADPLEIGFNARYLLDIAQQLESETAEFLFADPGSPTMVRDVKDTSTLYVLMPMRV; via the coding sequence ATGCGCCTTACGATCGAGAAGCCGAAACTCGCACGAGCCCTCGCCCACATGGCGAGCGTGGTCGAGCGCCGGAACACGATACCGATCCTCTCCAACGTGCTGCTGACCGCCGGCGAAAATGCCTTGAAGCTGACAGCCACGGATCTCGACATGGAAGTGGTCGAGACGGTCGATTGCACCATCGCCGCCGACGGCGCCGTGACGGTGCCCGCGCACATGTTCAACGACATCGTGCGCAAGCTCCCGGACGGGGACATCGCGATCGACCGCGATGCGGAACAGGAACGGCTCACCATCACGTCCGGCCCGGCGCAGTTTTCGCTGCAGACGCTGCCGGCCGACGACTTCCCGACCTTGTCGGTCGAAGACCTCGACCATTCCTTCACCGTACCGGCCGCGAACCTCAAACGCCTCATCGAGAAGACGCGCTTTGCGATTTCGACCGAGGAGACCCGCTACTATCTCAACGGCATCTATCTGCATGCCGCCGAGACCGACGGCAAAGAGACGCTGCGGGCGGTCGCCACGGACGGCCACCGGCTGGCGCAGGTGGAGATCGCGCTCCCGGCCGGCGCCAAGGGCATGCCGGGTGTGATCGTGCCACGCAAGACCGTGGCGGATCTGCTGCATCTGACGGAAGCAGGCGACGAAGACATCCGCATCGAACTCTCGCCCTCGAAGATCCGCGTGTCCGCCGGTCAGATCGTTCTGACCTCGAAGCTGATCGACGGCACCTTCCCGGACTATGAGCGCGTGATTCCGCAAGGCAACGACAAGCGCCTGGAACTGGACAACGTGACCTTCGAACAGGCGGTGGACCGGGTGTCGACGCTCTCCAACGACAAGGGCCGTGCGGTGAAGCTCGCGCTCGCCGGCGACACGCTGACGCTCACGGTCAACAATCCAGAGTCCGGCAGCGCCACGGAGGAGTTACCCGTCAGCTACGACGCCGATCCGCTCGAGATCGGCTTCAACGCCCGCTACCTGCTCGACATCGCGCAACAGTTGGAAAGCGAGACCGCCGAGTTCCTGTTCGCCGATCCCGGCTCGCCGACGATGGTGCGTGACGTGAAGGATACCTCGACCCTCTACGTGCTAATGCCGATGCGGGTATGA
- a CDS encoding enoyl-CoA hydratase, with the protein MYMDQTAVGGAPATKEYATLIVTREGKVGLITLNRPKALNALNSQLVGELCEVLNIFDKDPEIGCIVITGGEKAFAAGADIKEMQSKTSVEAYSTAFLAPYDTIAATRKPIIAAVAGYALGGGCELAMSCDIILAAENAVFGQPEINLGIMPGAGGTQRLTRAVGKAKAMELCLTGRQMFADEAERSNLVSRIVPVESLHDEAMKTASKIADFPVHVVMMIKESINRGFVTTLSEGVRFERNQFYSLFATEDQKEGMAAFIEKRKPQFKNR; encoded by the coding sequence ATGTATATGGATCAGACCGCGGTCGGCGGAGCACCAGCCACCAAGGAATATGCAACACTGATCGTGACCCGCGAGGGCAAAGTCGGGCTGATCACCCTCAACCGGCCGAAGGCCCTCAACGCGCTCAACTCCCAGCTCGTCGGCGAGCTGTGCGAAGTGCTGAACATCTTCGACAAGGATCCGGAGATCGGCTGCATTGTCATCACCGGCGGCGAGAAGGCCTTCGCGGCGGGCGCCGATATCAAGGAGATGCAGAGCAAGACCTCCGTCGAGGCGTACAGCACCGCGTTCCTCGCGCCCTATGACACGATCGCTGCGACCCGCAAGCCGATCATCGCGGCAGTCGCCGGCTACGCGCTCGGCGGCGGCTGCGAATTGGCGATGTCTTGCGACATCATTTTGGCGGCCGAGAACGCGGTGTTCGGTCAGCCGGAGATCAATCTCGGGATCATGCCGGGCGCCGGCGGCACCCAGCGCTTGACCCGCGCCGTGGGCAAGGCCAAAGCCATGGAACTGTGCCTGACCGGCCGGCAGATGTTCGCCGACGAGGCCGAGCGCTCAAATCTCGTAAGCCGCATCGTGCCCGTGGAGTCGTTGCATGACGAGGCCATGAAGACGGCCTCGAAGATCGCCGACTTCCCGGTCCACGTGGTCATGATGATCAAGGAGTCGATCAACCGCGGCTTCGTCACCACCCTCTCGGAGGGCGTTCGCTTCGAGCGCAACCAGTTCTACTCGCTGTTCGCCACCGAAGATCAGAAAGAGGGGATGGCCGCCTTCATCGAGAAGCGGAAGCCTCAATTCAAGAACCGCTAA
- the rpsT gene encoding 30S ribosomal protein S20, giving the protein MANTKSAKKAVRQITRRTGVNKTRRSNMRSYLRKVEEAIASGDKDAAQAALRSAEPVVARTAQLGILHRRAASRKVSRLAKRVGAMNA; this is encoded by the coding sequence ATGGCCAATACCAAGTCGGCGAAGAAAGCCGTTCGCCAGATTACCCGTCGTACCGGCGTCAATAAGACCCGGCGAAGCAACATGCGCAGCTATCTGCGCAAGGTCGAGGAGGCGATCGCCTCCGGCGACAAGGATGCCGCTCAGGCAGCCCTGCGCAGTGCCGAGCCGGTGGTCGCCCGCACGGCCCAGCTTGGCATCCTCCACCGCCGCGCGGCGTCGCGGAAGGTTTCGCGCCTCGCCAAGCGCGTCGGCGCCATGAATGCCTAG
- the mutM gene encoding bifunctional DNA-formamidopyrimidine glycosylase/DNA-(apurinic or apyrimidinic site) lyase yields MPELPEVETVRRGLEPVLVGNAFARVEQRRPDLRFPLPARFAERLTGRAIEGLDRRAKYLLARLDDGQVLIMHLGMTGRFAIEKAGAGKTAPGDFVHDPSPSAAFGFPKHEHIVFHLGDGSTVRYSDVRRFGIMDLAAAGELESHALFKGLGIEPLGEELTPEWLAGRLKGKTTPIKSALLDQRLIAGLGNIYVCEALHRAGLSPERAAGTLATKTGRPTAKTGALVAAITSVLHDAIRAGGSSLRDYRHTDGRLGRFQHRFQTYGREDARCMRDACDGTIRRIAQGGRSTFYCPICQR; encoded by the coding sequence ATGCCTGAGCTGCCTGAAGTCGAGACCGTGCGCCGGGGATTGGAGCCCGTGCTGGTGGGAAACGCGTTCGCGCGCGTGGAGCAGCGCCGGCCGGACTTACGCTTTCCCCTGCCCGCGCGATTCGCCGAGCGTCTGACGGGCCGCGCCATCGAGGGGCTGGACCGGCGCGCGAAATATCTCCTGGCGCGTTTGGACGACGGCCAGGTACTGATCATGCATCTCGGCATGACCGGCCGCTTCGCGATTGAGAAGGCGGGCGCCGGCAAGACAGCGCCTGGCGACTTCGTGCACGACCCGAGCCCGTCGGCCGCCTTCGGCTTTCCCAAGCACGAGCATATCGTCTTCCACTTGGGCGATGGCTCGACCGTCCGCTATTCCGACGTGCGCCGATTCGGCATCATGGATCTTGCGGCAGCCGGGGAGCTCGAGTCACACGCGCTCTTCAAGGGCCTCGGAATCGAACCGCTGGGAGAGGAGCTGACGCCCGAATGGCTTGCGGGGCGGCTGAAGGGCAAGACCACGCCGATCAAATCGGCGCTTCTGGACCAGCGCCTCATCGCCGGGCTCGGAAACATCTATGTTTGCGAGGCGCTCCATCGCGCGGGTCTGTCGCCCGAGCGGGCCGCAGGCACGCTCGCCACGAAGACGGGCCGCCCGACTGCCAAGACGGGCGCGCTGGTCGCGGCCATCACCTCCGTCCTGCACGACGCCATTCGCGCGGGCGGTTCCTCCTTGCGCGACTACCGCCATACGGACGGGCGGCTGGGCCGTTTCCAGCACCGCTTCCAAACCTATGGACGGGAGGACGCGCGCTGCATGCGAGACGCCTGCGACGGCACGATCCGCCGGATCGCGCAGGGCGGGCGCTCAACCTTCTACTGTCCAATCTGCCAAAGATAA